One genomic window of Streptomyces sp. WP-1 includes the following:
- a CDS encoding MarR family winged helix-turn-helix transcriptional regulator, with the protein MSGADPALDVIERQTAVLMRNFELLHRRTDVHDRLDRAQYLLLRTLSDGGPMTITTLACTLGLDPSTAGRQVAALTGAGLVERAADPADRRRWVITPTAEGLREMRVVRDRRTESHADLLGDWDPEDLRTLGTMLDRYNRAVAARYLLTPPTDTPAETPTEAPAGAPTGTAARTETTAPAETPATAAAPSR; encoded by the coding sequence ATGAGTGGAGCGGACCCGGCGCTCGATGTGATCGAGCGCCAGACGGCCGTGCTGATGCGCAACTTCGAGCTGCTGCACCGGCGTACCGATGTCCACGACCGCCTCGACCGGGCGCAGTATCTGCTGCTGCGCACCCTCAGCGACGGCGGCCCGATGACCATCACCACCCTCGCCTGCACCCTCGGCCTCGACCCCTCCACCGCGGGCCGGCAGGTCGCCGCGCTCACCGGCGCCGGCCTGGTGGAACGCGCCGCCGACCCCGCCGACCGGCGCCGCTGGGTGATCACGCCCACCGCGGAGGGGCTGCGCGAGATGCGCGTCGTACGGGACCGGCGCACCGAGAGCCACGCCGACCTGCTGGGCGACTGGGACCCGGAGGACCTGCGCACGCTGGGCACGATGCTGGACCGGTACAACCGGGCGGTCGCCGCGCGCTACCTCCTCACGCCGCCCACCGATACGCCCGCCGAGACGCCCACGGAAGCACCTGCGGGGGCACCCACAGGGACGGCGGCCCGCACGGAGACGACGGCTCCCGCCGAGACCCCGGCCACCGCCGCCGCCCCCTCCCGCTGA
- a CDS encoding FUSC family protein, which translates to MASTLGIEYLYATATHAGPQGTLIAMLLGTVMAMMGSMALSGTGVRPKVRTAVFFPPAIGVGMLAGVAVAGRTDLMLCVFVAVMFVAVFVRRFGMAFFFYGFMIWMGYFFAAFLGAKLSMLPALLSAVGVATGWVLLLSLTVLRTNPRRTLRRVREAFGARARAVARASADLLTADPRRRARLRRRLHARQLSLSEAALMIEGWSAEPGALPAGWSGPALRRRLLDAHLAIDALAAAAETLAEDGGDLVPAAARIAGHLGRREYGAVEYAARPLLEARTDTAAPDTGRWPAHHLAAAAVEYVTLARTTTAPPPYEDITDEAYDPVVTLAQGNLPGSAAVASDVAARGSHWNPLSRLTLTTRQAIQVAVAGTLAILAGRELSQARYYWAVLAAFIAFAGTATRSETSIKAVNRVVGTLVGLGAGVGLAHLTAGHTGWVLVVIVTSMSLGFYLVNVSYACMIFFVTIMVSQLYSVLHEFSAGLLLLRLEETALGAAIGIAVAYFVLPTSTRDTVESARRAYFRALSDLLDRAASTRPDGAELDALARSLDHRLQQLTLVARPLTWGVDSRLVRHRLTLYAATTRQARALLRSGSPVPPELGSACAALSRAATALADTAPRPDHPAPEVTQALTTAATTLLTHRPPLTQPLVHLRQLLTELAMLPAPPPLPLPANQPS; encoded by the coding sequence ATGGCCAGCACCCTGGGCATCGAGTACCTGTACGCCACCGCGACCCACGCGGGCCCCCAGGGCACCCTGATCGCGATGCTGCTCGGCACCGTCATGGCGATGATGGGCTCGATGGCCCTGTCCGGCACCGGCGTCCGGCCGAAGGTGCGCACCGCCGTCTTCTTCCCGCCGGCCATCGGCGTCGGGATGCTCGCGGGCGTCGCGGTGGCCGGCCGTACGGATCTGATGCTGTGCGTCTTCGTCGCCGTGATGTTCGTGGCGGTCTTCGTGCGCCGCTTCGGCATGGCGTTCTTCTTCTACGGCTTCATGATCTGGATGGGCTACTTCTTCGCCGCGTTCCTCGGCGCGAAGCTGTCCATGCTGCCCGCCCTGCTGTCGGCGGTCGGGGTCGCGACGGGCTGGGTGCTGCTGCTGTCGCTGACCGTGCTGCGCACCAACCCGCGCCGCACCCTGCGCCGGGTGCGCGAGGCGTTCGGCGCGCGGGCCCGTGCGGTGGCCCGCGCCAGTGCCGATCTGCTGACGGCCGATCCGCGCCGCCGCGCCCGGCTGCGGCGTCGGCTGCACGCCCGTCAACTGAGCCTGTCCGAAGCCGCGTTGATGATCGAGGGCTGGTCGGCGGAGCCCGGTGCGCTGCCCGCGGGCTGGTCCGGCCCCGCGCTGCGGCGCCGGCTGCTGGACGCGCATCTGGCGATCGACGCGCTGGCCGCCGCGGCCGAGACGCTGGCCGAGGACGGCGGCGACCTGGTCCCCGCGGCCGCCCGCATCGCCGGCCACCTGGGCCGCCGGGAGTACGGCGCGGTGGAGTACGCGGCCCGCCCCCTGCTGGAAGCCCGTACGGATACGGCGGCACCGGACACCGGCCGCTGGCCCGCGCACCATCTGGCCGCCGCGGCCGTCGAGTACGTCACCCTGGCGCGCACCACCACCGCCCCGCCGCCGTACGAGGACATCACCGACGAGGCGTACGACCCCGTCGTCACCCTGGCCCAGGGCAATCTGCCCGGTTCCGCGGCCGTGGCCTCGGACGTCGCGGCGCGCGGCAGCCACTGGAACCCGCTGAGCCGGCTGACGCTGACCACCCGGCAGGCGATCCAGGTCGCGGTCGCCGGCACCCTCGCGATCCTGGCGGGCCGTGAGCTGTCGCAGGCCCGCTACTACTGGGCGGTGCTGGCCGCGTTCATCGCCTTCGCCGGCACCGCGACCCGCTCCGAGACCTCCATCAAGGCGGTCAACCGGGTGGTCGGCACCCTCGTCGGACTCGGCGCGGGCGTCGGCCTCGCGCATCTGACCGCCGGGCACACCGGGTGGGTGCTGGTGGTGATCGTGACCAGCATGTCCCTGGGCTTCTACCTGGTGAACGTCAGCTACGCCTGCATGATCTTCTTCGTCACCATCATGGTGTCACAGCTCTACAGCGTCCTGCACGAGTTCTCCGCCGGGCTGCTGCTGCTCCGCCTGGAGGAAACGGCCCTCGGTGCGGCGATCGGTATCGCGGTGGCCTACTTCGTGCTTCCCACCAGCACCCGCGACACGGTGGAGTCGGCCCGCCGGGCCTACTTCAGGGCGCTGTCGGACCTGCTGGACCGCGCGGCGTCAACCCGTCCGGACGGCGCCGAACTCGACGCGCTGGCCCGCTCGCTGGACCACCGCCTCCAGCAACTGACGCTGGTCGCCCGTCCCTTGACCTGGGGCGTCGACTCCCGCCTGGTCCGCCACCGCCTGACCCTCTACGCCGCCACCACCCGCCAGGCCCGCGCCCTGCTCCGCAGCGGCTCCCCGGTCCCACCCGAACTGGGCTCCGCCTGCGCCGCGTTGTCGCGTGCCGCCACCGCCCTCGCCGACACCGCCCCCCGCCCAGACCACCCCGCCCCCGAGGTCACCCAGGCCCTGACCACGGCGGCCACCACCCTCCTGACCCACCGCCCCCCGCTCACACAACCCCTGGTCCACCTCCGCCAGTTGCTGACCGAACTGGCCATGCTCCCGGCACCCCCACCGCTCCCGCTCCCCGCCAACCAACCGTCGTAG